AAAAATTGCTAAACCAAAAGTGCGATTGTTCACTTTAGGTACGAAGGAGTTTTTGTTTGAAGGTTTTTGTGGCCCGCCAAGCCATATTTAATCGTAAAAAACAAGTTGTTGCATACGAATTGTTGTTTCGCGATGGTGTAAAAAATAGCTTTCCAAATATTGCAGATGATGCAGCGACAGCCAAGCTGATAATGAATAATCAACTTAACCTCGGCATGCGATATCTCACTTCGGGAAAGAAAGCGCTAATTAATATTGGTCCAGACTCTTTACGTCAGGAGCTGTGTGAATTTCTCCCAGCAAATGATGTGATTTTGGAGCTGTTGGAGACTATTCCACCAACAAAACAAAACTATGAACGGATAAGAGGTTTATTTCACAGCAACTTTAGGCTTGCCCTCGACGATTTTGAATACTCAAAAGAGTGGGAACCCTTCTTAAAGCTCGTAAGGCTTATCAAGTTCGACGTCATGGAAAATCCGCTGGACACCATAGTGCCAGTGATTGATATGATCAAAGAACGAAAGAACATCAAACTTCTTGCTGAAAAAGTCGAAACCGAAGCTGAGTTCGAGCAAGCTAAAAAGATGGGATTTCAGTTCTTTCAAGGCTACTTCTTTGCAAAACCAAAGATGATTGAGCAAAAAGACATTACTATCAATTACGTGATCGCCATGCTCATTTATGAGGAAGCACTCAAACCGAATATGAGTATTACACGATTAGCCGAATTATTTGCTCAAGATACAGCGCTTGCGTATAAACTGCTAAGGTTGATTAACTCAGGTGTATTCCCGATCAAAAGCCGCATCGAGTCATTGAAGCAGGCCTTGGTTTATTTAGGAAACGAGCGTGTCAAAAAGTTTGTAAACTTAATCATGACAGCACACGTAGCCGAGGGAAAGCCAACCGAATTAACACGCCTTTCTATTGTACGTTCGCGATTTTGTGAACTTATCGCACAGCAAATTTCGCCAGGACTTGCCAATATGAGCTTTATGACTGGGTTGTTTTCTTTGCTTGATGCCATTCTTGACAGGCCAATGGAGCAGGTTGTAAACAAGTTGCCTTTTCCTGAACAGCTCCATGATGCCCTGATAGGCAAACCTAACACGCTATATTATATTTTAAATATCGTTAGAGCCTATGAGTCTGGTAGCTGGTGGACATTACAGGATGCGTGCAGTTATCTAAACTATAAAGACGAAAACCTTCCTGATTTTCATGCTGCTGCGATAAACTGGGCTGATATGTATAAAAACCGTGTGTATTGATGAATAGAATTATTGCAATGGATGCGATCCGAGGGTTCGCGCTGCTTGGCTTACTTTCCATGAATATGGTACATATGGCCAATTTTGAGTTGGGCTATGTACCAGCCAAAGTTGTTCACTATCTTGATCCGTTTTTTGCGCTGGTTAATAGCATTTTCTTTGATGGTCGTTTTAGAACCTTATTTGCTATGTTATTCGGGGCGGCATTGTGTATTCAGGTGGCAAAGGCGAATGGCCAGAGCTTTGCAAGACATCGATTAAAATGGCTGATGGTCTTTGGTGTGTTACACGGTGTGCTCATTTGGCCTGGAGATATTTTATTTAATTATGCGCTGAGTGGGCTTGTCGCACTGCAATTTATTGACGCAAACGACAAAAAGTTAAACCGCTATGCGATAGGATTCATTCTAGTCCCTTCTATTGCTATCAGCTTACTGCTGTTAATTGATCCTGAAGCACAGATAAATAGAGCCTCTGACACTTACCTAGAATTCTTGCAGCAAATTCCAGCAAACTACCTAGAGCTGCTCACGCTAAACGGCCTCTACTTTATCATTATCAGTTTACTTATACCGGTTATTACTTTGTGGTATACCGCTGGGTTAATGCTACTCGGTATGCGTTTATATCGAAGTGGAATGTTTGATTTAGATAGTGCTGAACCTGTTCATAAAATTAATTTGTTTGCCGTGATTGCTATTGTTTTGTCATTTGTTGGTTTTGTTCTTGAGCGTAGACTAGGTGTGGAGTTTTTTGAAGGGGTCAATTGGATCCTTGCTGTACCAGTAGCGTTGTTTTATATCGTTGTAATCAAGGCGGCGATGCGAGGTGCGAAGCATCAGCTTTGGAGTTTACAATGTGTTGGGCGTCTTGCGCTTTCGTTTTACCTTCTTCAGTCAATCGTATTTGTAAGCTATTTTTACCTCATAAATCCGAGTGCTATCAGCACTTGGGATCGAGTGGATTATTTCTCAGCATTTGTAATTGCGTCTATAATCCAATTAGTACTTGCAGTTGTTTATTGTAAGTTGTTTAAGCAAGGTCCATTTGAGACGTTATTGAAGGTGCTAGTGCTAAGAAGAGCCTGCTATGATTAAAAAAGTTCTAATTGTGTTAGTGCTATGGATAGTGTGTTTTAGTGTTGATGCTAAACAGTCATTAAATGTCTTGTTTGTGAACCCCTCTGTGCCAGGGGACCCATTTTGGCAGCGCGTCCAAGGTATTACAGAAGCGGCTGCGGAGCAACTCGACATTAGATTGGATGTGATCTTTGGAGAAGGAAATCGAATTATTCAGCTTGCTGAACTTAAAAAATATTTGAGTTATCGCGTTACACCTGATTACGTTATCCTCATTAATTATCCTGGCGGTGCTGAAGAGAGTCTGAAACTCCTAGAAAAGTATGGGATTAACCATATTACGTTAGAAGAAACAATCTCAGGACCCGAAAGACAGGCTATTGGTAATCCAAAAGAACACTATAAGTATTGGCTAGGCGAAGTCCATCACGATAATGACCAAGCAGGCTACGATTTGGCTAAGCAGCTATACCAACAGGCTAAAGCCAACGGTCATGAAACGATTTATCCAATTGCTATCAATGGTCACTATGGCACAGAATCAGACATAAGAAGCAACGGTGCAAAGCGCTTTTTTGATGAAGTTGGCGTAGCCGTTCAGCAAACTGTTTATGCTGGTTGGTCGAAAGAACAAGCTTTTGATAAAACCAAGAAGCTATTGAGTCGCTACCCACAAACAAATCTTATCTGGAGTGCTTCAGACTTAATGGCGATGGGGGCCATCACAGCAGCTGCGTCTAAGACCTCAAAAATCGTTTTTGGCGGATTTGATTGGTTGTCAGATACTTTTGATCTTATTGAACATAATGAGATGCAAGCATCTGTTGGTGGACACTTCATGATGGGCGCATGGGCATTGATTTCGGCGTACGATCACTATTATGGTCATCCTTTTTGGAAGAATAACACTGAGCTTGCGTTTGACTTAAGCGTGATCACGAAGGAAAACCTAGCTAGTTACTACTGGATAAAGTCGGAAAAAAACTGGCAATCTATCGATTACAAGGCAATGAGCCTCAAAGGAAAACCTAAAGAGCAGTACCACTTTTCTCCCGAGTTATTAAGAAAAAGTTTGCAAAAGTAGAAATGCAGTAGTGTAAAGTGGTTGAAGCGATTACAATACGGGTTTTTACTCAAAGTGGTTGTATCGTGACAGAGCAAAAGCGCCTCAATAAATACATCAGTGAAACTGGATACTGCAGTCGTCGTGAAGCTGATGACTTAATCGCCTCAGGCCGTGTCAAAGTAAATGGAATTCTACCAGAAATGGGCACCAAAGTGTCAGATGCTGATACCATCGTTATTGATGGTAAGCCTCTGAAAGCTAAGCCAAGGGCTGTATTTATTGCTTATAATAAACCTGTTGGTGTAACTTGTACCACTGAACGTAAAATCAAAAGTAATATTGTTAGTGCGATTAATTACCCCGAACGTATTTTCCCCATTGGTCGCCTAGACCGCCCATCTGAAGGATTAATTTTCCTGACCAACCAAGGCGATATGGTCAATAAGATCCTTCGCGCCGGTAATAACCATGAAAAAGAATATGAGGTTGTGGTCAATAGACCCATTGATGAGCGATTTGTAAAACGTATGTCCGCAGGTGTTCCAATCCTTGGAACTGTGACTAAACCATGTAAAGTTCGTAAAACCGGTGCTAAGTCATTTACCATTGTCTTGACCCAAGGCTTAAATCGTCAAATTCGCAGAATGTGTGAATATCTAGGTTTTGAAGTAACACACCTTAAGCGTATTCGGATCATGAATATCGACCTAAAGGGGCTTAGTTCTGGCAAGTGGCGTCATCTCAATGACGACGAAATGCGAGCGATTAATTTAGCCACTGAGTCATCAAGTAAAACGCAAGAAGCATCAGCAGGTGCAGGCGCAGGAAAGCTACAAGATAAGCCTAGAAGTGAAGTAGGCGAGGTTAGTCGCCCAAAGCAAGATGGGCGAGCGCATAACAGAAAGGATCGAACAACTGAACTCGACAAGCAAAATAGCGTTAAGCCAAAGTCAAAAACGCGAAGTGGTGAACAAAATCACGGTAACAACAATCGCAAATCAAGCCTTAAACCAAATGCTAAGCCAGCAAAAAGAGTCAAGGGTACTTTGTCCTTGAATAAAAGCAAGTAACCTGAACTTCGGATAAATAATGCCTTCCTAGCAGAATGGATCAATGTAAAGCCCCCTGACAGGTTGTTTAGGACGAGTCAAACGAAATAAAAAGGGCTATTTTTTATAGCCCTTTTTTCACTTACTCAAACAGTTACTTTTCATCATCTGGTAGAGTAACGTTCAATTCTAATACTGCTAAATCATCCTCGTTTTGCTCAAACTGGACGTTGACCGCATCCGAATCTACTTTTACGTATTTACGAATAACATCAAGGATGTCTTGCTTAAGTTGTGGTAAGTAGTCTGGTGTACCACGCTTTGAGCGTTCATGCGCAACGATGATTTGCAGTCGCTCTTTCGCTAGTGAAGCGCTATTTTTTTTCTCAGAACGAAAATAATCTAGTAATGACACCTTACCCTCCAAAGATCCGTTTGAAGATACCTTTCTTCTCAACCTGTAAGAAACGGAAATCGACGACTTCACCAAGCAAGCGGTTGATTGCGTCGCTATATGCTTGGCCTGCGTCTGAATCTTGATCTAAGATAACCGGTTGACCTGAGTTGGACGCATTAAGTACCGCTTTTGATTCAGGTATTACACCAAGTAAATCAATCGCTAGAATTTCTTTAACATCGTCTACCGATAACATTTCACCACTATCCACACGCTCTGGGTTATAACGTGTTAGCAATAGGTGTTCTTTTACAGGCTCTAGGCCCATCTCTGCTCGCTTTGACTTACTTTGTAGAATGCCTAAAATACGGTCTGAGTCACGAACGGATGAAACTTCAGGGTTAGTAGTAACCACTGCTTCATCTGCGAAGTACAATGCCATCATTGCACCTGCTTCAATACCTGCTGGTGAATCGCAAATAATAAAATCAAATTCTTCTTTCATCTCATTTAACACACGCTCAACCCCTTCTCGAGTTAGGGCGTCTTTATCACGAGTCTGAGAGGCTGGAAGAATATAAAGTTTTTCAACGCGCTTATCTTTAATCAATGCTTGATTTAGATTTGCTTCGCCGTTAATCACATTGACAAAATCATAAACAACGCGACGCTCGCATCCCATGATTAAGTCGAGGTTTCTGAGGCCAATATCAAAATCGACAATGGCTGTTTTATAACCCTTTAGCGCTAAGCCAGTACCAATTGCTGCACTTGACGTTGTTTTACCTACACCGCCTTTACCTGAAGTTACGACAATAATTTTTGCCATCTGATTTATCCTTTGACCAAAGCTGTAATTTTTAATGATTCGTCTTGTTGTGTTATTTGAGCAGCTTGACCCCAGTGTTCGCCTTGCAACGAATCACTGATCCAATAACTCCCGTTTATAGACACTAGCTCAGCTTCTAAGCGCTGGCAGAATATACTAGTGTCCTCTTGGCCTTGCGCACCAGCGATTGCACGACCACGTAAAGTACCGTAAATGTGCACGTTACCATCAGCAATAACTTCTGCACCATGACTTACAGCACCTAGCACGATCAGATCACGGTCTTTAGCATAAATTTGCTGACCACTACGTACTGTTCCGTTCACAATTTGAGCAGGAAGATAAACTTGTTTTTCTACTACTTCCGCAGCTTGAGATTGCGATGGGGTACTCGGTTGCACATCCCTTGAATAGTTTAGTACAGAAAACCCGGCTTCTTTGGCTAAGTCGTGCTGACTTTGAGTACCGCTACACACACCCACCGGATTGAGTTGTAAATCGACCAGTGTTTGCTTTAACTCATTGAATTCTACAGTTTGCTCCTGAACATCAGCTAAATTAACCACAATTGGTGCACCTTGAAAAAATTTAGGTGCTTGTGAAATTTTGCTATCAAGATCTTGCCTTAACTTAGTCAGATCTAAAGAAAACAACTGCAGCACTGAGAGTGTAAATAGATTTCCTTTTAGTTCGAATGTTTGATTTGCCATATGTACTCAAATTTCTGTTACAACCGCCGCTAAAGCCTTATTTAGCTGACTTTAGCGCGTAGTAAAACTTTCCACAACTTACTATTAGCATGGTATAGTGACCGCCCATGATTAGCAAGATTTTATAGGCTTATAATGCTCACCGCCATATACAAAAGTCCAAAAAAAGCGGATACCTATCTTTTTGTATCTAAAAGAGATGATTTTTCCAATGTGCCTGCACCGTTAATGGAAACTTTCGGCACTCCTACCTATGTCATGATCATTGACCTTGCGAAAAGAACAAAATTGGGGATTGCTGATCTTGAGACGGTTAAGCAAAAATTAACTGACGATGGGTTTTACTTGCAGCTTCCACCGCATAACGAAAGCTTGCTTGATGAATTTAGAAAGCAAAACGGAGTAACAGATTCGTGATAAAAAAAATTTCCCTATTAGTAGCCTCAGTTTGCTTGTCCACATCAGTTTTTGCTAACACCCAGGCGAAGTTTGATGAATACCTCAAAAACTTAAAACAAGAAGCGATTGAGAAGGGCTACGCGCAACAATTAGTTGATGATGCATTTGCTACCGCAGTATTTAAAGAAAAGGTGATTAAGGCTGATAAAACCCAGCCAGAAATTGTCGAAACCCTAGAAACTTATTTACCAAAGCGCGTCCCTGAGTGGAAAATCCAACAGGCTCGCAAACTCTATAAAGAGCACCAAGAATCTTTGGAAAGAATAGCAAAAGAATATGGCGTACAGGCTCGTTTTATTGTAGCGCTTTGGGGTCTTGAAAGTAACTTTGGTCGTATTCAGGGCGGCTATCCAGTCATTAGTGCGTTGGTTACGCTTGCTTTTGATGGTCGTCGAGAAGCTTTGTACAAAAGACAGTTGTGGGCTGCGCTTGATATTTTAAGAGATGGGCACATCGGTGTCGAAGATTTCAAAGGATCTTGGGCAGGAGCAATGGGCCAAACTCAGTTTATGCCAACATCATTTACTTCTTATGCTGTTGATTATAACAAAGATGGTCGCAAGGATATTTGGACTACACAAGAGGATGCTTTTGCGTCTATTGCCAATTACCTGAAAAGTGTAGGCTGGAACGATGACCTTACTTGGGGCCGCCAAGTAAAGTTACCTGAGGGTTTTGACAGCACTTACATTTTAAAGCGTGGCACCAAGTCACACAAAGAATGGCTAAATGAATGGCGTAAGTCAGAGCGCTCACTAGCACAGTGGCAAGAGTTGGGACTGCGCAGAATGGATGGGAGTGACTTACCTCAAGTCAATATCACAGCAGCTTTAGTGATGCCCGATGACGTCAATGGCCGTATGTATCTGGCTTATGACAACTATAAGGCCCTAATGAATTGGAATAGATCTTACTACTTCGCAACAAGTGTAGGGTACTTATCTGACCGTATTGGTTATCCAAAGATTTAGTCGCTAAAATCATATTTAGCCCGTTCTAGTAACGGGTTTTTTTATGCGTATTTAGTGAATGTAGCTTGCTAAGAATGCTATTAAACTTGACCTAGTTATGTCGCTGGGCTGAGCATTATTTTTAATGCAATAAAAAAGGCAGCGTCCAACTCGCTGCCTTTTGGTTGGGCTAATGTATGCAAGTGTCAATAGTAGGACAAAGGCTGAACCTTGCCCCAAAAGACTCGGTACGAAAATAACGTATATGCAATTAAGGTCGGTACCACAATCACGACGCCATATAACAAGAAGGTAAGTGCCGATGCATCAGCAACCGCTTCAAAGATAGTTAGCTTGCCCGGTACTACAAAAGGGTAGAAGCTATAGACTAAGCCGAAGAAGCAAAGTACAAAGATAAAAGCTGAAATGAGGAATGGTAACCAAGCACCATTATCCGGTGATTTTGGTAGCTTCTGTAACACAAACTCTAAGATCACAAAGAGCGACAAGCAAATAATCGGAGCTGGTAGTACTACAAGTGCCATAGGTAGGTCAAACCAGCGTTCATAGATCCACTCATTAATAGCTGGGTTGATGATAGAAACGAGTAATACACCAACAAAGGCAACTCTCGCAAATTTCTTACACCAGTTAATCGCATCCTGCTGTAATTGCCCCTCACACTTCATGATTAGCCATGCTGAACCGATCAAGCCGTACGCACAGACAACACCAATTCCGCTAAAGACAGCAAATGCGTGGGCAAGTAGGGTATTTTCAAAGCCTATGACATAAAGACCCAGCATATATCCTTGAGCAAATGAGGTGAGTAGCGATCCAAATTTAAACACTTTGTCCCACCGCCTTTGGCGTTTAACCCTCGCTTTTGCTCTGAAATCAAAGGCAACGCCACGCATAATTAGACCAAAGAGTAAGAACACAACGGGAATATAGAGAGCTTGCAAGATCATGCTGTGGGCTTGAGGAAATGCGATAAATGCAAGGCCGACAGCCAAGACTAACCACGTTTCATTAGCATCCCAAAAAGGACCGATCGAGGCTATCATCGTGTCCGCTGTTTCTTTATCGTCCAGTGGGATCATCATACCAACGCCAAGGTCGTAACCGTCTAATATTGCATAAACCAGTACCGCAAGTGCCATCAAACCCGCATAGATAAGAGATAGATATTCTGGATTAAACACGAGTCACCTCCTCAGCAAATTCCTTCATGTCGTATTCTTCCACTTCAACAGCCTTGCTGGCAGTGTGGAACAAAGTGCGAATATAAGCGTAGAGTAAGATTGCATATATGGTGAGATAGCCAATGAGCGTGAACAACACATTCTCAGAAGCTATTGTCGTGACTGCATCTTCAACTCTTAAGATACCACTAACGATATATGGCTGGCGGCCAATTTCTGTGACATACCACCCGGCCAGGGTAGCTACCCAGCCTGAGAAAGTCATCGCCACAAGCGCTTTCAGTTGCCACTTCGGTAACTCACCCTTTTTCCATAATGTAAAACGAGTAACAAACGCAACTAAGATCATCAGCATCCCCATCCCAACCATGATTCTAAAGCCGAAAAAGACGGGCTTAACTGGTGGGTGTTCACCTTTAAATTCATTAAGCCCCTTAATTTCACCGTTAACGTCGTGGGTAAGAATAAAACTTGCCATATTAGGAATACCAAGCGCAAAGTCGTTGCGTCTTTCTTCCTCATTCGGAATTGCGAATAGTAATAGCGGTGCACCTTTCTCTGTTTCCCAAACCCCCTCCATAGCGGCAATCTTTTGCGGTTGGTGCTTTAGCGTATTTAGGCCGTGTAAATCGCCGACAAAAGCTTGTAGTGGAGTAAGTAGGGCTGCAACTGTTAACGCAACAGTTAGTGCTTTTTTGGGGGCATGCTTTTCGTCGTTTTTTAGCATCCGATAAGCGCTGACACCCGCTATCAAAAATGAAGCCGTAAGTGCACTTGCCAGTAACATATGGAAGAAACGATAACCGAATGAAGGATTGAATATAACCTCAAACCAATCCGTTGGATACACGATACCGTCTCTAAGTTCAAAGCCCGTCGGGGTTTGCATCCAACTATTTAAAGATAAGATCCAAAATGCTGAAAGAGTGGTGCCTATGGCGACGATAAAGGTAGCTAAAGTATGTACTTTAGGTGGTACGCGCTTCATGCCAAACAACATGATCCCTAAAAATGTTGCTTCCATAAAAAATGCAGTCAGTACTTCATAACCGAGCAAGGGGCCGGCGATATTACCAACTTTCTCCATAAAACCAGGCCAGTTTGTACCAAACTGGAACGACATGGTGATGCCACTGACGACACCAAGTGCAAAGGTCAAGGCAAAAATTTTGACCCAAAAGCGATACGCTCTTAACCAAACTGGGTGTTCGGTTAGGTCATACTTGAGTTTAAAAAACGCCAGAAACCAAGCTAACGCGATGGTTATCGTGGGAAAGAGTATGTGAAAACTAATATTTGCCGCAAACTGTATTCGCGACAACAACAACGTATCAAGCATGACGCACCTCGCACTTTAAGACTTACGTAATAATTTATCCTTTAAATCTATTACTTTACTCACGGAAGAACCGAGTTTCATTAACGACTGAAGTTGTTCTGGTGACAGGCGTTGAAGCTCGGCTGACCACTTGGTAACGGTTTCAAGCAGGTCGTGAATGGACTGCATTTGCTGCTGTGCATATACTTCTTCTGGTGAATTAGCGCTATCTAGAATCTGGTCTCGAAGTAGAGTGAGCGTTGGGTCGATTTCCCTTTTTCTTCTCTCTTCAAATACGCGGTTAGCGAGATCCCAAATTGAGCCGTTTGGAGAGTAATATTCTTTACGATCGCCTGGAATATGGTGCACTTTGACCAATTGCCAAGATTGCAATTCTTTTATTCCCATACTCACGTTACCGCGTGAAATTTTTAACGCATCGGCGATCTCGTTCGCTGTTAATGGCTTTTCATTAATAACCAACAAACCAACCATTTGCCCTATAGTTCTGTTGAAACCCCAGCGACTTCCCATTTCGCCGCAATGAAGTACAAAATTTTCTATTTTTGGTGATAAGTTCATTGTTTTAAACTTTCAGTAATTATTGAAACTTTAATATAAAGGTCACTTTGACTTAGATCAAGCATTAATTAAGCTCAACTACAACATAGTGAAAGTTAACCTTCCCCGAATATCTATAATTGCTATCCACTGACCGCAAATCAATATAAATTTCAAATCATTGTGATTTAATGCGGCCGCAATCACACGGATTATGCTGCACAGCCTCTTACTTTTGCAGCGGTACTCACATGACACGGGAATTTATACATGTTAAGAAT
This sequence is a window from Pseudoalteromonas piscicida. Protein-coding genes within it:
- the minD gene encoding septum site-determining protein MinD, producing MAKIIVVTSGKGGVGKTTSSAAIGTGLALKGYKTAIVDFDIGLRNLDLIMGCERRVVYDFVNVINGEANLNQALIKDKRVEKLYILPASQTRDKDALTREGVERVLNEMKEEFDFIICDSPAGIEAGAMMALYFADEAVVTTNPEVSSVRDSDRILGILQSKSKRAEMGLEPVKEHLLLTRYNPERVDSGEMLSVDDVKEILAIDLLGVIPESKAVLNASNSGQPVILDQDSDAGQAYSDAINRLLGEVVDFRFLQVEKKGIFKRIFGG
- a CDS encoding ABC transporter substrate-binding protein, with product MIKKVLIVLVLWIVCFSVDAKQSLNVLFVNPSVPGDPFWQRVQGITEAAAEQLDIRLDVIFGEGNRIIQLAELKKYLSYRVTPDYVILINYPGGAEESLKLLEKYGINHITLEETISGPERQAIGNPKEHYKYWLGEVHHDNDQAGYDLAKQLYQQAKANGHETIYPIAINGHYGTESDIRSNGAKRFFDEVGVAVQQTVYAGWSKEQAFDKTKKLLSRYPQTNLIWSASDLMAMGAITAAASKTSKIVFGGFDWLSDTFDLIEHNEMQASVGGHFMMGAWALISAYDHYYGHPFWKNNTELAFDLSVITKENLASYYWIKSEKNWQSIDYKAMSLKGKPKEQYHFSPELLRKSLQK
- a CDS encoding DUF418 domain-containing protein; amino-acid sequence: MNRIIAMDAIRGFALLGLLSMNMVHMANFELGYVPAKVVHYLDPFFALVNSIFFDGRFRTLFAMLFGAALCIQVAKANGQSFARHRLKWLMVFGVLHGVLIWPGDILFNYALSGLVALQFIDANDKKLNRYAIGFILVPSIAISLLLLIDPEAQINRASDTYLEFLQQIPANYLELLTLNGLYFIIISLLIPVITLWYTAGLMLLGMRLYRSGMFDLDSAEPVHKINLFAVIAIVLSFVGFVLERRLGVEFFEGVNWILAVPVALFYIVVIKAAMRGAKHQLWSLQCVGRLALSFYLLQSIVFVSYFYLINPSAISTWDRVDYFSAFVIASIIQLVLAVVYCKLFKQGPFETLLKVLVLRRACYD
- the rluF gene encoding 23S rRNA pseudouridine(2604) synthase RluF, producing the protein MTEQKRLNKYISETGYCSRREADDLIASGRVKVNGILPEMGTKVSDADTIVIDGKPLKAKPRAVFIAYNKPVGVTCTTERKIKSNIVSAINYPERIFPIGRLDRPSEGLIFLTNQGDMVNKILRAGNNHEKEYEVVVNRPIDERFVKRMSAGVPILGTVTKPCKVRKTGAKSFTIVLTQGLNRQIRRMCEYLGFEVTHLKRIRIMNIDLKGLSSGKWRHLNDDEMRAINLATESSSKTQEASAGAGAGKLQDKPRSEVGEVSRPKQDGRAHNRKDRTTELDKQNSVKPKSKTRSGEQNHGNNNRKSSLKPNAKPAKRVKGTLSLNKSK
- a CDS encoding cytochrome ubiquinol oxidase subunit I, whose translation is MLDTLLLSRIQFAANISFHILFPTITIALAWFLAFFKLKYDLTEHPVWLRAYRFWVKIFALTFALGVVSGITMSFQFGTNWPGFMEKVGNIAGPLLGYEVLTAFFMEATFLGIMLFGMKRVPPKVHTLATFIVAIGTTLSAFWILSLNSWMQTPTGFELRDGIVYPTDWFEVIFNPSFGYRFFHMLLASALTASFLIAGVSAYRMLKNDEKHAPKKALTVALTVAALLTPLQAFVGDLHGLNTLKHQPQKIAAMEGVWETEKGAPLLLFAIPNEEERRNDFALGIPNMASFILTHDVNGEIKGLNEFKGEHPPVKPVFFGFRIMVGMGMLMILVAFVTRFTLWKKGELPKWQLKALVAMTFSGWVATLAGWYVTEIGRQPYIVSGILRVEDAVTTIASENVLFTLIGYLTIYAILLYAYIRTLFHTASKAVEVEEYDMKEFAEEVTRV
- a CDS encoding YcgL domain-containing protein, with the protein product MLTAIYKSPKKADTYLFVSKRDDFSNVPAPLMETFGTPTYVMIIDLAKRTKLGIADLETVKQKLTDDGFYLQLPPHNESLLDEFRKQNGVTDS
- a CDS encoding lytic murein transglycosylase: MIKKISLLVASVCLSTSVFANTQAKFDEYLKNLKQEAIEKGYAQQLVDDAFATAVFKEKVIKADKTQPEIVETLETYLPKRVPEWKIQQARKLYKEHQESLERIAKEYGVQARFIVALWGLESNFGRIQGGYPVISALVTLAFDGRREALYKRQLWAALDILRDGHIGVEDFKGSWAGAMGQTQFMPTSFTSYAVDYNKDGRKDIWTTQEDAFASIANYLKSVGWNDDLTWGRQVKLPEGFDSTYILKRGTKSHKEWLNEWRKSERSLAQWQELGLRRMDGSDLPQVNITAALVMPDDVNGRMYLAYDNYKALMNWNRSYYFATSVGYLSDRIGYPKI
- the minC gene encoding septum site-determining protein MinC — translated: MANQTFELKGNLFTLSVLQLFSLDLTKLRQDLDSKISQAPKFFQGAPIVVNLADVQEQTVEFNELKQTLVDLQLNPVGVCSGTQSQHDLAKEAGFSVLNYSRDVQPSTPSQSQAAEVVEKQVYLPAQIVNGTVRSGQQIYAKDRDLIVLGAVSHGAEVIADGNVHIYGTLRGRAIAGAQGQEDTSIFCQRLEAELVSINGSYWISDSLQGEHWGQAAQITQQDESLKITALVKG
- the minE gene encoding cell division topological specificity factor MinE produces the protein MSLLDYFRSEKKNSASLAKERLQIIVAHERSKRGTPDYLPQLKQDILDVIRKYVKVDSDAVNVQFEQNEDDLAVLELNVTLPDDEK
- a CDS encoding EAL and HDOD domain-containing protein, producing MKVFVARQAIFNRKKQVVAYELLFRDGVKNSFPNIADDAATAKLIMNNQLNLGMRYLTSGKKALINIGPDSLRQELCEFLPANDVILELLETIPPTKQNYERIRGLFHSNFRLALDDFEYSKEWEPFLKLVRLIKFDVMENPLDTIVPVIDMIKERKNIKLLAEKVETEAEFEQAKKMGFQFFQGYFFAKPKMIEQKDITINYVIAMLIYEEALKPNMSITRLAELFAQDTALAYKLLRLINSGVFPIKSRIESLKQALVYLGNERVKKFVNLIMTAHVAEGKPTELTRLSIVRSRFCELIAQQISPGLANMSFMTGLFSLLDAILDRPMEQVVNKLPFPEQLHDALIGKPNTLYYILNIVRAYESGSWWTLQDACSYLNYKDENLPDFHAAAINWADMYKNRVY
- a CDS encoding GbsR/MarR family transcriptional regulator, which gives rise to MNLSPKIENFVLHCGEMGSRWGFNRTIGQMVGLLVINEKPLTANEIADALKISRGNVSMGIKELQSWQLVKVHHIPGDRKEYYSPNGSIWDLANRVFEERRKREIDPTLTLLRDQILDSANSPEEVYAQQQMQSIHDLLETVTKWSAELQRLSPEQLQSLMKLGSSVSKVIDLKDKLLRKS
- a CDS encoding cytochrome d ubiquinol oxidase subunit II, coding for MFNPEYLSLIYAGLMALAVLVYAILDGYDLGVGMMIPLDDKETADTMIASIGPFWDANETWLVLAVGLAFIAFPQAHSMILQALYIPVVFLLFGLIMRGVAFDFRAKARVKRQRRWDKVFKFGSLLTSFAQGYMLGLYVIGFENTLLAHAFAVFSGIGVVCAYGLIGSAWLIMKCEGQLQQDAINWCKKFARVAFVGVLLVSIINPAINEWIYERWFDLPMALVVLPAPIICLSLFVILEFVLQKLPKSPDNGAWLPFLISAFIFVLCFFGLVYSFYPFVVPGKLTIFEAVADASALTFLLYGVVIVVPTLIAYTLFSYRVFWGKVQPLSYY